The Streptomyces sp. R28 region TGATCGGAGCTATGCCGGTGCCTCCGCCCACACAGAGCAGACCGCTGTCGGTGGTGTGGTCCACGGTCATCGAACCGGCCGGCGGGCCGAGCCGGATGATGTCTCCCGGCCGGGCGCGGTGCACCAGCGCGTTGGAGACCCAGCCCGCGGGCACGGCCTTCACATGGAACGTCAGCAGGCCGTCCGAGCGGGGCGCGGAGGCGAAGGAGTAGTGCCGCCAGATCCGCGGCCACCACGGCGTCTCCAGGCTCGTGTACTGGCCGGCGAGGAAGGGGTAGGGCTGGTCGGGTCGGACCGTGACGACCGCGACGTCCGAGGTCCTGAGGTCGTGCGACACGACCTCCGCGTACCACCAGGCAGGGGCGCGTAGTTCGTCGGCCGCCGCCGCATCGATCATGACCTGCGAGATCGTCGTGTACGCCCGTACCCAGGCGGCCTCCATCTCCGCGTCCCAGACTCCGGCGGCGTACTTGTTCAGCGCGCCGATGAGGCACTCGCCGACGGCCGGGTAGTGCTCGGGACGGGTTCCGTACTTGCGGTGACCGCGGCCGAGGTTCTGCAGGTACTCGACGAGGACGGGCGTGTTGTCGATGTGCTCGGCCGCGGTGAGCAGGGCCTTGAGCAGCCGGTCGCGCTGGGTGTCCATCGCGGCCGGGAACAGGGAGCGCAGGTCGGGGTGGCGTACGAAAAGCAGCGCGTAGAAGTACGAGGTGACCTTGTCGGCCACCGGGCCGACCTCGGCCATCGTCCGGCGGATCAGGATGGCGTCCGGGGACGCGGGTTGGGCCGGGGCGGGGCGCTGAGTCGGCACGCGCAGTTGGGGGGAGGGTGGGGATATGGGGCTGAGGCCTGATATCGCCGGGTGGGCGGTGGCGCCCTGAACGGCAGCGGGGGCAGGCACCGCTTGCCTTGGGGCTGGGGCAGACGCAGCCGACTCTTGGGCTCCGGCCGGGGCGGGAGCGGGGGCAGATGTCGACAGCGTGTGCGCGGGCGGTGTGTGATCCGGGGCGGGTGTGCCGGGCGCCGGTGTCGCGCCCGGTGCCTCTCGCTCCTGGGTCGTTGTGCCGTGGCTCGCGTGGTAGGCGTTGGCAGGGCCGGGCCCACGGCCCCAGGTCGGGTCAGCGGCGGCGTTCGATGCCCGGCCGGGTTCCCCGGCGCCGTATCCGGGCCCGGCGGGTGCCTGTTCCGGGGCCGGGCCTGAGGTGAGGTCCGGCGCTCCAGCGCCTGCTCCGGCGTCCGCAGGGGTGGGTGCTGCCGGGCCGGCCGTCGTGGCAGGCGGTGTGCCGTCCTGGGCCGACGGGGGCGTGTCATCGCCCGTCGCTGTCCTGCCGACCGGGCGCATCGCACCCAGGCGGCGGCCGTCGGCCGTCTCCTGTTCGCTGCCCGGAGTCGTCGCCGGCTGCTTGCGCGGCGTGAACCAGCCGCCCCCGCCGCCGGAAGTGCCGTTGTCGGCCGACGTGGTGGTCGGAGCGTCCATGGTGTGCCTCGCCTCGAACATCTTTCGGTCGGTCTACGCACTTCCTCGATCGGAAGGTGCCTGCTTCCCCCGCGACGGCTTGCTTTTCCCCGTTCGTTGCCGCGACCAATACGGCCACATTCAACCCGTGTTCCCACTCGGTACGGACAAGTAGGGCGAGAGTGTGACATTGGCCGCAGTGCTCTCACCGCAGCATCCCACCACGCGTGGGCGCCCCGGCCGCATACCCGTGAATGCGGGTCTTCGATCTCTCCGTCCCGTTAGGCTGCATTGCCTTGCGCTCGGTCCGCGCCGGGAGTCTGCATCACAGCTCGGACACGAACCGGAGTCGACCCTACCGGCCGATGCCCCGATCACAAGTCCCCCCTTCCTCCCTCACGAATGGGGCGAGGCGGCGAACGACTCATTCCTTCAATTAGCGGCCACTGCGCACCAATTCATAGGCTTCCCACAGATCCATCCCTATGTAGGAGTGGGTCGCGAGTCCGGCCAGATGGCCATCTGCGTTGACGGCGACGGAGACCGGGACAGCTCCGAACAGGTCCTTGTCCGACAGCGAGTCGCCATAAGCGACGCAATCGGCCCGCCTCACCCCGAACTCCTCGCAGAGCCGGTCGGCGATGAGGACTTTGGCCGCGGCACTGAGAACTCCTGCGGGGTCGACGGGCTCGGTGAACGGCACGGCTGGAAAGCGGGAACCGTGCGCCGCGTGCGCGCCCCAGCCCGTCAGCCGCTCCACGAAGAAGGAGGGCGAGAGCGATACGACCGCGCAGTAGTCGCCCTGTGCCCTGATCTCCGCCCAGACCTCACGGATTCGGGCCAGCCAAGGAGCGCCCTCGAAAGCGGCCGCCACATGGACCTCGGTGAGATCGGCCCAGAGCGCGTGCACCCGCGCCGCATACTCAGGTGGCCCGATCAGCCCCGCCGAAATCTCCCGGTCGAGCGCCACGGTCTCGGCTTCCAGCCCGAGTTGCCGCGAGATCTCCACGGGGGCGGAACTTCCGTGCAGGAGGGTGCCGTCGAGGTCGAAGAGGTGAAGTCTGGCCATAGGCCATGAGGCTAATGGGATGTGCTGTCGCCCCCTTGGCCGGAGACTCCCCCGAGCGGAGATCGGAAACACGCCTTTGATGATCGCTCGCCTGCTGGACGCTGGCCGTTTCTCCATGTTTCACGTGAAACACCCAGCGCCTGTAGGCAGGCTGGTGCGCCGGCCCATGACATGGCCAAAAGCTCGTACGTCTCCCCGGAAACGGGTGGACGACCAGGGCAGTCGTCAGACAGCCTGACCTGCGTGCCGACTCCTTCCCTCGCCGCTCTGCCCATCCGCCGTCTGACGCCTCGCGATCTCACCGCCTGCGCCGACTTGTCCGAGGATCGGGGCTGGCCCCGTGAGGAACACAAGTGGGGGTTCCTCCTCACAGCCGGGAAGGGCTACGGCATCGACGACCCCGACGGCGGGCTCGTCAGCGCCTGCGTCATCACGGAGTACGGGCCGCACGACCGCCTCGACCTGGGGGCCATCGGCATGGTCCTGGTCGCCGAGCGGCATTCCCGTCAGGGCATCGGGCGCCGCCTGATGCGTCACGTCGTCTCCGCGATGGGCACGACACCACTGACGATGCACTCGACCCCGAACGGCCAACCTCTCTACGAAGAACTCGGCTTCAAGGTCACCGGCCGGGCGGAGATGCTCCGCGGGCACTTCACAGCCGGCGCCTCGGGGCCGTCGGTCGCCACGCGTGCGGCCACCGCCGAGGACCTCACCACGATCCTGCGGCTCGACGAAGAGGTGTTCGGCGCCGATCGCACGCACATCATCACGCGGCTCCCCGCGTTCGCCGACCAGCTGCGCGTCGCCGAGGACAGGGGCCGGATCATCGGATACGCGGGTGCCTGGCCCAACATGGACACGCACGTCGTGGGGCCACTGATCGCCCGCGACACGGAGACGGCCAAGGCGCTCATCACCTCCCTCGCCGCCCACACCGACCGCCCGTTGCGCACCGACATCGACGTACGCCACGAGGAGCTACTGACCTGGGCGAAGGAGCACGGTCTGGCCTCCGTCGCCTTCAACGCCGTCATGACGTACGGCGTCTCGGAACTGCCCGGCGACTGGACCCGGCGGTTTGCTCCACTGACGGTGGCAGCGGGCTGAGACATTCATGGCAAACGCCGGGCCCCGTCGGGGCCCGGCGTTTCGTCGTCGCCGCCGTTCATCGTCGGCGTTCGTCATCGACACCTTCGTTGTCGATGCTGGGGGGGTGTCAGGCGAGTGCCTCGATCGCGGCTGTCGCGAAGTGGTGGTCCTGCTCCGGCGCCCCACCGCCCACCCCGATCGCGCCGATCAGTCGGCCGGCCCGATGGATCGGCACGCCGCCCGCAATGAACAGCAGTGGCCGGTCGAGCGCGGTGGGCAGGGTGTGGAAGAGACCGCCAGGCTGTACGGCCTCAACGAGATCGGCGGTGGGGGCGTCGAGCTGGAGTGCCGTGTAGGCCTTGCGGGTGCTGGTCTCCCCGGAGATCAGCACGGCTCGGTCGTCCCGGCGGAAGGCGAGCAGATGGCCTCCGGCATCCAGGACCGTGACGCTGACGGTCACCCCGGCGTCCTCGGCGGCCCGGTGGGCTGCGGCGACGAGGACGTCGGCATCCTGAGCGGTCAGGGGGGCAACCGCGGTGGCAGTGCTCATGAGGAGGTTTCTCCTTGTGGTGTGCTGCGGAGGTGAGTTCTCGCGTGGCCCGATGTGCCCGGCGGGGGACGGCCCTGACCCCGCATGCCGGTCGGCTCAGTGTTGTACGGCAGCTCGCTGCTCGGCGGGCGCGGCGCCCGTGACGACGGTGCTGGAGGATGCTCGGTCGCGGCGCTCCAGTACGGCCGAGAGAAACGCGAGCAGCAGCGCGGCCGCAGCCAGGGCGGCGCCGACCCAGTTGGGGGACGTGTAGCCGAAGCCCGCCGCGATGACGATGCCGCCGAGCCAGGCCGAGAGGGCGTTGCCGAGGTTGAAGGCGCCGATGTTCACGGCCGAGGCCAGCGTCGGGGCGCCGTGTGCCTGGTCGAGGACGCGCTTCTGCAGCGGTGGGACGGTGGCGAACCCCAGGGCGCCGATCAGCGTGATGGTGACGGCCGCCAGAACCTTGTTCTGGGCGGTCAGCGTGAAGAGCGCGAGCACGACGGCGAGGGCACCCAGGGAGACGTACAGCATGGGCATCAGCGCGCGGTCGGCGTACTTGCCGCCGATGAGGTTTCCGCCGACCATGCCGAGCCCGAAGAGGACCAGCAGCCAGGTGACCGAGCCGTCTGCGAAGCCGGCGACGTGGGTCATCATCGGCGCGACGTAGGTGATGGCCGCGAAGACGCCGCCGAAGCCGAGGACCGTCATCGCCATGGCGAGCAGGACCTGGGCGTTCTTGAAGGCCGCAAGCTCGTGGCGCAGGCGCACCCCCTGGGGCTGAGGCAGGTCGGGGACCAGCTTGGCGACGCCGACCAGGCCGACGACACCGAGGGCGGCGACGATGCCGAAGGTGACGCGCCAGCCGGCGGACTGCCCGACGAAGGTGCCCAGCGGGACGCCGACGACATTGGCGACGGTCAGGCCGGTGAACATCATCGCGATGGCCCCGGCCTTCTTGTCCGGGGCGACCAGGTCGGCCGCGACGACCGAGCCGATGCCGAAGAAGGCGCCATGGGCGAGCGAAGCGACTACACGCCCGGCCAGCATGACGGCGAAGGTGGGCGCGAGAGCGGACAGCAGGTTGCCTGCGATGAACAGTCCCATCAGCAGCATCAGCATCCGCTTGCGGGAGACCTTGGTGCCGAGCGCGGTCATCAGGGGAGCACCGAGGACCACGCCGAGCGCGTAGCCGGTCACGAGCAGCCCCGCTGTGGGGATGGAGACCCCGAACTCGCCCGCGACCTCGGGCAGCAATCCCATGATCACGAACTCGGTCGTTCCGATTCCGAAGGCCCCGATCGCGAGGGCCAGAAGCGCGAGAGGCATGAAGGGGTACACCGTCCCAGAAGATTGCAGGAGCGCTTTACGAGTGGAGACAATACTTGCAGACGCGGCATATATGCAAACGCTAGCTATTTCGTTGCTGATCCACTCTGGCTTCAGCTGGTTAGGGACGGAGGAAACGCCATGACAGCAACGGTCCCCGCGCTCACCGCTCTCGCCCAGGGCTGGTGCGCCCTCTCCCTGCTGCACGGGAGGATCGAGGCGCACATCGAGCGCGCCCTGCAGAGCGGGCACGACCTGAGCGTGCGCGAGTACTCCCTGCTCGACGTGCTCAGCCGCCAGCACGACGGCGAGGGCGGACATCTGCAGATGAAGCAGGTCGCCGACGCCGTCGTCCTCAGCCAGAGCGCCACCACCCGCCTCGTCACCCGCCTGGAAGACCGCGGCCTGCTCTCCCGCTACCTCTGCCCCACCGACCGCCGCGGCATCTACACCGACGTCACCGAAGCAGGCCTCAACCTCCTCGAAGAAGCCCGCCCCACCAACGACACAGCCCTGCGCCAAGCCCTCGACGAAGCCGCGAAGAACCCCGAACTGGCCCCGCTGGTCCGGGCCGTGGAGACGCTCCGCGTCCCCGCATAGGGTGCGAGCATGGGAGATCTTGAAATACGAGCCGCCGGCGCCGATGACGTCCCCGCGATCGTCGGCATGCTCGCGGACGATCCGCTGGGCGCCCAGCGCGAGTCACCGGACGACCTGACGCCTTACCTTGCGGCGCTCGAGCGGCTCAGCAACGACCCGAACCAGCACCTGGTCGTCGCGGCCCGTGAGGGCCGTGTCGTCGGCACGCTCCAGCTCACGGTCATTCCCGGCCTGTCCCGCAGGGGCGCGACCCGCTCCATCATTGAAAGTGTGCGGATCCACGCCGACGAGCGCGGCAGCGGCTTGGGCACGCAGCTCATCGAGTGGGCGGTCGCCGAATCCAGGCGCCAGAACTGCCAGTTGGTGCAGCTGACCTCCGACAACACCCGTACGGACGCTCATCGCTTCTATAAGCGGCTCGGTTTCACGGCCTCGCACGTGGGCTTCAAGCTCACGCTCTGACATGGCGAAGCGCCTGTTTCACGTGAAACAGGCGCTCACCGGGGCGGTCAGAACGAGCCGATGCCCCGCCACCCGTCGGGATCCACGCCGCCTGGCACAGCAGCCCCCTCGTGGTACGGCTGACGCGTGAAGACGAACGACCCGAGGTCCAGATGGTCCACGGCTCCGTTCGGGCGCCGTACGGCCTTCAGGAGCTCGCCTGCGTAGTAGCCCTCCAAGCCCGTCCAGGTACCGTCACCGTTGGCCCGGAACCGGGAACGGCGCCCCTTGCCGGACAACGGCTCCAAGGAGACCAGCCCGTCGGCCGTCAGCCGGAGGCCGAAGGCATGGGTTCCCCAGTACCACTGACCCGCCAACTCCAGCGCCGCTGAATCGACTTCGGGCATCGGGCGCCATGGCTCGGGAATCCGGGGCTCGGCCTCGGCGACGATGCGGACGAGGTCGGCGGCAACGGTGAACAGCAGAGGGCCGGAGGTGCAGTTGGCCAGGACGACGACGGCGACATCGTCCTCCACACCGGCGGTGAGGCAGGCAAGAAAGCCCGGCAGGGAACCCGAGTGTCCGACCAGAGTCCTGCCGTCCTGATGCCGGATCTCCAGGCCCAGGCAGTACGCGTAGCCACTCGCCATGTCCGCCGCCTCGGGCGGAGCCGCCGGCGTCCTCATCTCCCGCAGCGACTCGGCGCCCAGCACGCGGTCGTCGCCCTTGACCAGAAAGGCCGCGAACCTCGCCAGGTCGCTGGTCGTCGACCACAGTTGACCAGCCGGCGCCATCAGACCCAGGTCTTCGACGGGCTCGGGAAGCATCACGTCGGCCCAGGGGTGCACGGCCCAGCCTCCCGCGTGCGGCGCCTGCGCTCGCGTACTCGTGCGGTTCAGACCCAGGGGTTCGAGCACTTCACGCCGGAGTACGTCCTCCCAGGAAGCTCCTCGCAGCTCCTCGACCAGCGCGCCCAGCAGCGTATAGCCGGGGTTCGAGTAGTGGAATCGACGGCCGGACGGATGCAGGAAGGGCTGCTCACCCAGGACGTCGGAGAGCCCGGGACGCAGTGATGCGGGGCTCCGCTCCCACCACGGTCCGGGCGTCTCGGCCGCCAGCCCGCTCGTGTGCGCCAGCAGCTCGGCGATGGTGGCCTCCCCCGCGCCCGTGCCCGGCAGATGCTTCTCCAGCGAGTCACTGAGGTCGAGCAGTCCCTCGTCGCGCAGTCGCAGGACGAGAACGGCGGTGAAGGTCTTGGTGATCGAGCCGATGCGGTACTGCACGTTCTCGTCCGGCGCGTGCCCGTCCACCGAGGTGCGCGAGCCGTGCCAAACCGTCCGGCCGTCCCGTACGACAGCGGCGACCAACGAGGGCGCACGCCCTTCGGCCTGGGCCACGGCGATGCGGTGCAGCAGCGCCCGGCGCGTGGTGGGGAGCAGCTCTTCCTGAGATGTCGTCATGCCCCCAGTCCACCCCGGTGGCCTCTCGGGAGTCGAGCGCATATCCCCCGGGCGAGGTGGATCAGGTCTGCGCCATGTCCACGAACCGCGAGTAGTGGCCCTGGAAGGCGACCGTGATCGTCGCCGTGGGTCCGTTACGGTGCTTGCCCACGATGATGTCCGCCTCGCCCGCGCGCGGCGACTCCTTCTCGTAGGCGTCCTCGCGGTGCAGCAGGATCACCATGTCGGCGTCCTGCTCGATGGAGCCGGACTCACGCAGGTCGGACACCATCGGCTTCTTGTCCGTACGCTGCTCGGGACCACGGTTGAGCTGCGAGAGCGCGATCACCGGGACCTCAAGCTCCTTGGCCAGGAGCTTGAGGTTACGGGACATGTCCGAGACCTCCTGCTGACGGCTCTCGGAACGCTTCGAACCACCGGCCTGCATC contains the following coding sequences:
- a CDS encoding heme-binding protein, producing the protein MSTATAVAPLTAQDADVLVAAAHRAAEDAGVTVSVTVLDAGGHLLAFRRDDRAVLISGETSTRKAYTALQLDAPTADLVEAVQPGGLFHTLPTALDRPLLFIAGGVPIHRAGRLIGAIGVGGGAPEQDHHFATAAIEALA
- a CDS encoding MarR family winged helix-turn-helix transcriptional regulator, with amino-acid sequence MTATVPALTALAQGWCALSLLHGRIEAHIERALQSGHDLSVREYSLLDVLSRQHDGEGGHLQMKQVADAVVLSQSATTRLVTRLEDRGLLSRYLCPTDRRGIYTDVTEAGLNLLEEARPTNDTALRQALDEAAKNPELAPLVRAVETLRVPA
- a CDS encoding globin domain-containing protein, with amino-acid sequence MFEARHTMDAPTTTSADNGTSGGGGGWFTPRKQPATTPGSEQETADGRRLGAMRPVGRTATGDDTPPSAQDGTPPATTAGPAAPTPADAGAGAGAPDLTSGPAPEQAPAGPGYGAGEPGRASNAAADPTWGRGPGPANAYHASHGTTTQEREAPGATPAPGTPAPDHTPPAHTLSTSAPAPAPAGAQESAASAPAPRQAVPAPAAVQGATAHPAISGLSPISPPSPQLRVPTQRPAPAQPASPDAILIRRTMAEVGPVADKVTSYFYALLFVRHPDLRSLFPAAMDTQRDRLLKALLTAAEHIDNTPVLVEYLQNLGRGHRKYGTRPEHYPAVGECLIGALNKYAAGVWDAEMEAAWVRAYTTISQVMIDAAAADELRAPAWWYAEVVSHDLRTSDVAVVTVRPDQPYPFLAGQYTSLETPWWPRIWRHYSFASAPRSDGLLTFHVKAVPAGWVSNALVHRARPGDIIRLGPPAGSMTVDHTTDSGLLCVGGGTGIAPIKALVEDIAEHGDRRPVEVFYGARTNQDLYDIDTMLRLQQSHHWLEVRPVVDRHGLLQLPDAIREYGPWTEYDAYVSGPPGMIRSGVDALRDIGIPSERIRHDSVEDLVATGD
- a CDS encoding N-acetyltransferase family protein, with translation MGDLEIRAAGADDVPAIVGMLADDPLGAQRESPDDLTPYLAALERLSNDPNQHLVVAAREGRVVGTLQLTVIPGLSRRGATRSIIESVRIHADERGSGLGTQLIEWAVAESRRQNCQLVQLTSDNTRTDAHRFYKRLGFTASHVGFKLTL
- a CDS encoding GNAT family N-acetyltransferase; translated protein: MPTPSLAALPIRRLTPRDLTACADLSEDRGWPREEHKWGFLLTAGKGYGIDDPDGGLVSACVITEYGPHDRLDLGAIGMVLVAERHSRQGIGRRLMRHVVSAMGTTPLTMHSTPNGQPLYEELGFKVTGRAEMLRGHFTAGASGPSVATRAATAEDLTTILRLDEEVFGADRTHIITRLPAFADQLRVAEDRGRIIGYAGAWPNMDTHVVGPLIARDTETAKALITSLAAHTDRPLRTDIDVRHEELLTWAKEHGLASVAFNAVMTYGVSELPGDWTRRFAPLTVAAG
- a CDS encoding HAD family hydrolase, producing the protein MARLHLFDLDGTLLHGSSAPVEISRQLGLEAETVALDREISAGLIGPPEYAARVHALWADLTEVHVAAAFEGAPWLARIREVWAEIRAQGDYCAVVSLSPSFFVERLTGWGAHAAHGSRFPAVPFTEPVDPAGVLSAAAKVLIADRLCEEFGVRRADCVAYGDSLSDKDLFGAVPVSVAVNADGHLAGLATHSYIGMDLWEAYELVRSGR
- a CDS encoding serine hydrolase domain-containing protein, translated to MTTSQEELLPTTRRALLHRIAVAQAEGRAPSLVAAVVRDGRTVWHGSRTSVDGHAPDENVQYRIGSITKTFTAVLVLRLRDEGLLDLSDSLEKHLPGTGAGEATIAELLAHTSGLAAETPGPWWERSPASLRPGLSDVLGEQPFLHPSGRRFHYSNPGYTLLGALVEELRGASWEDVLRREVLEPLGLNRTSTRAQAPHAGGWAVHPWADVMLPEPVEDLGLMAPAGQLWSTTSDLARFAAFLVKGDDRVLGAESLREMRTPAAPPEAADMASGYAYCLGLEIRHQDGRTLVGHSGSLPGFLACLTAGVEDDVAVVVLANCTSGPLLFTVAADLVRIVAEAEPRIPEPWRPMPEVDSAALELAGQWYWGTHAFGLRLTADGLVSLEPLSGKGRRSRFRANGDGTWTGLEGYYAGELLKAVRRPNGAVDHLDLGSFVFTRQPYHEGAAVPGGVDPDGWRGIGSF
- a CDS encoding MFS transporter — encoded protein: MPLALLALAIGAFGIGTTEFVIMGLLPEVAGEFGVSIPTAGLLVTGYALGVVLGAPLMTALGTKVSRKRMLMLLMGLFIAGNLLSALAPTFAVMLAGRVVASLAHGAFFGIGSVVAADLVAPDKKAGAIAMMFTGLTVANVVGVPLGTFVGQSAGWRVTFGIVAALGVVGLVGVAKLVPDLPQPQGVRLRHELAAFKNAQVLLAMAMTVLGFGGVFAAITYVAPMMTHVAGFADGSVTWLLVLFGLGMVGGNLIGGKYADRALMPMLYVSLGALAVVLALFTLTAQNKVLAAVTITLIGALGFATVPPLQKRVLDQAHGAPTLASAVNIGAFNLGNALSAWLGGIVIAAGFGYTSPNWVGAALAAAALLLAFLSAVLERRDRASSSTVVTGAAPAEQRAAVQH